CAAAATTGATACTTTTAAAGATGACATTGTTTTAGATGTTGCAAAAATACAAGATATCTTTAAGGGTGATAGCAACGATAAATCACAAGATTTATTTAATTTATTAAAAGATGATTTAGATATTGAATTAATGACGAAATTAGTTCTTTCAAAAAATGCTAATGAGTTAAGCGCTGAAAAATTAGCAGAATTTCAAAGTATTTTTATAGAAAGACTTAAAAAAGATTTTTCATCTAAAATTGATTTGGTTAAAGGTAGTAGCCTTGAATTAACAAGCACTAATATAGA
This is a stretch of genomic DNA from Campylobacter sp. RM12651. It encodes these proteins:
- a CDS encoding ABC transporter substrate-binding protein, yielding MKKLLIIALSLASLYAYKIDTFKDDIVLDVAKIQDIFKGDSNDKSQDLFNLLKDDLDIELMTKLVLSKNANELSAEKLAEFQSIFIERLKKDFSSKIDLVKGSSLELTSTNIDDKRCQANMKVEYEEQVKEMIFKFRIINNECKLYDIDILNTSLIASYRAQFLDIIKQSGINGLFEKLK